The Undibacterium cyanobacteriorum genomic sequence ATTGTGAATGAAGCTTTTCCAGGACCGGGCTATTACGAATGGCTGCAATGGTTTCATTTATTCGTTCAGCCAAAACTTTACTTAGAAATCGGCGTGGAATCCGGTAAAGCCTTAGCCAACGCACGTCCACCAACACTAGCGATTGGAGTTGATCCTGCTTTACGCATTAATCACGAATTTAGCGCCCGCACCAAACTGTTTCAACAGACCAGTGATAGCTTTTTTGCCGAGCCGCATTTGAAAGAAATTTTCGAAGACCAAAAACTCGACATGGCTTTCATTGACGGTCTTCACACTTTTGATCAAGCCTTGCAAGATTTCATCAACGTGGAAAAGCATGCGCATCGCGACACCGTGGTTTTGTTCCATGATGTTCTTCCGGTCATTCCTGAAACTGCTGATCGCGAGCGTCACACGATGTTCTGGATTGGTGACACATGGAAGGTCATGCTGATCCTGAAAAAGTATCGTCCAGATCTCAAACTATTTAACATCCCCACCGCAAGCAGCGGCCTCGGCGTCGCCGTTCATCTCGATCCCAACTCAACCATACTGGCAGAGAGGTATGAAGAGATTGTGGCAGAAGCCATGCAATTCGATCTGAACGATCACCTCGCTTCACTCAGAACCATCGTCACGACAGTAGACAATCAGTTCGACAAGGTGGCACAGCTTTTGAATGATTGAGGCGGTCACAACTCAATAATCAAACTCGCGCATCAAGGCGATAAAGGTTTTCAAAGTCGGATTGTGGTCCTTACGACGCCAAATACCGACCAAAGTCGACGCCGTCGGTAAAGGTATGAAACGCACGGCATGATTATGGTGATGAGAATAGGAGATCGGCATGATCGATATCCCAACCCCTTTCGCCACCAAACCCAACAACGTGACACCAAAATCTGACTCAACACGAATATGCGGTTGAAAACCAGCCTCTGCAAAAATCCCGCGCAACTGATTCGCATGCTCGCTCTTTCCGGTCAGAGACGGCAAAACAAATTCTTCCTCAGCCAATTTCGCTAGATCACTGAACTTTAATTGACGCCGCTTGGCATAAGGATGCTGCGCGGGCACAACCAAAGCGAAATGCTCGGTCATCAATTCCTCGGAGACCAAGTCTTTTGATTTCTCTGGTTCTCGAGTAAAAGCGATGTCGATTCGGTCGGCCAGGAGAAATGCATCGACATCTTCGGCGTCGACTTCCATCATCTGAATCGCTATATATGGATGGCCTTGATGCAGAGCGCGCAAGAGATCGGGTAAAACAGAAAAGGTAATCGAAGCTGGATGTCCAATGCGCAAAGTGCCACTCTCGCCAGCAGCAATCAGTTGCGCGCGCCGTGTCGCACTTTGATAGTCCAACATCAGCCTGCGATATTGATCACGCAAAAACTCACCAGCCGGCGTCAGTTTGACATTGCGCTTATCGCGCTCGAACAAACGCACGCCCAATTCTTCTTCCATGCTTTTAATATGACGACTAAGTGCCGACTGCGTGATAAAAACCTTTTCCGAAGTCTTCCAAAAATGCAGCTCATCGGCCAAGGTCAAAAAATATTGGATTTGTTGGAGATGCATCGCTCCCCCCTCTCACTATTACTATCACTACCAGCGTGCAGACGACGATTTAGGTCAAATTCTGTAATCGCAAAATTGCATTAATTAACTCGAATTTAGCATTTTTTTGCATTAAAGACGAGCGTACATTGCTGCTGTAGGTCATCGAAGACGATGACCTCAACAAATCTAAACAGATCCAGACAGATCTAAGAGGAACGATAGCTGAACCAAAGCGAAGAAAGACTTCGATATGCTCGACAAGTATTTAAACCAACTCGGTTGGGGCGGCGGCATTGTGTGTTTGCTGGCCTATGGACTCAACACACAAGGACTGCTGGCCAGTAACTCGCCCATTTTTCTTTGGATGAATCTGCTGGGCTGCTGCTGTCTGATCTATTACACCTATCGTAAACAAGCCTTCGCGAATACCGCACTCAATAGCGTCTATCTTCTGGTCACCATGGTTGCGCTCGGTCGCCAGTGGTGAAGAATGGAGACGACCTGCTAGTCGACAACACGACCAAGAAACGCGCCACTTTTTCTCAAATGACCTAAAGGAGCCAAGACCATGCTGACCTTCAAACGCTGCGATTCTAACGATAGCGACTTCCAAGCGCTCGTGAGAGAACTCGATCGTTACCTCGCTTTAATCGACGGGGAAGAACATGCGTTCTACGCGCAATACAATAAGACCGACTCGATCAAACACGTCGTCCTTGCTTACCTCGATGGCCGTGCGGTCGCTTGCGGCGCTTTCAAGCCCTATGGTGAGAAAGGTGTTGAAATCAAACGCATGTACGCCGCACCAGACCTGCGCGGACAAGGTCTCGCCAGCAAGATCCTCCAAGAACTAGAAAACTGGGCCGCCAGTCTTGGCTACCAATTGTGCGTGCTCGAAACAGGCAAACGCCAAGCCGATGCAGTACGTTTATACGAAAAGAATGGCTATCATGTGATCCCGAACTATGGGCAATATGTCGAAGCGCACAATAGCGTTTGCTATGAGAAAAGGATAGGATCTGATTCAGTCGAGCATGCAAATGTTAACGCTGGAGATATTCAAGATCTCACACCCGCTTAACATTGGATGTCACTGCCTAACACTACCTAGCACTGGCAAACAAGTACCAGAAAATCTCTTTTGATAGGTTTAGAGTTTGAAATAAACGATCTCACTTGGACCATTGAGAATCTCGATCCAATTCCAGTGTCAAACGGGAACAAAACACACTTCTGTTGTTGATTAAAACCTTAGCCGTTTTTGCGGCATTGCACGCATCCACATCATTGATAATTATTGGTACTCAAAATCGTTGAATCGGTACGTTCCACCCACTGGCAAAAACTCTTCTCGGGGTTGCTGCGGTAGTTATTGCATTCATAGCTGATGCCGGGGCAGGCTGCGTTATAAGACTTCGCTAAACCTTCCCAATTAGAGCCACGTTCGACTTTGGCGATTTGGTCGACTAAACCTTTGCATGCCGAAGGTACTCTTGAAGGATCAACTGGTTTGGAGTTTTTCTTTTGCGGCATTGGAGGAATC encodes the following:
- a CDS encoding class I SAM-dependent methyltransferase; amino-acid sequence: MSLLMSVLRNALRMKKETVPLSKDDPLALHYEQELNRHKQIVNEAFPGPGYYEWLQWFHLFVQPKLYLEIGVESGKALANARPPTLAIGVDPALRINHEFSARTKLFQQTSDSFFAEPHLKEIFEDQKLDMAFIDGLHTFDQALQDFINVEKHAHRDTVVLFHDVLPVIPETADRERHTMFWIGDTWKVMLILKKYRPDLKLFNIPTASSGLGVAVHLDPNSTILAERYEEIVAEAMQFDLNDHLASLRTIVTTVDNQFDKVAQLLND
- a CDS encoding LysR family transcriptional regulator, producing the protein MHLQQIQYFLTLADELHFWKTSEKVFITQSALSRHIKSMEEELGVRLFERDKRNVKLTPAGEFLRDQYRRLMLDYQSATRRAQLIAAGESGTLRIGHPASITFSVLPDLLRALHQGHPYIAIQMMEVDAEDVDAFLLADRIDIAFTREPEKSKDLVSEELMTEHFALVVPAQHPYAKRRQLKFSDLAKLAEEEFVLPSLTGKSEHANQLRGIFAEAGFQPHIRVESDFGVTLLGLVAKGVGISIMPISYSHHHNHAVRFIPLPTASTLVGIWRRKDHNPTLKTFIALMREFDY
- a CDS encoding GNAT family N-acetyltransferase, translating into MLTFKRCDSNDSDFQALVRELDRYLALIDGEEHAFYAQYNKTDSIKHVVLAYLDGRAVACGAFKPYGEKGVEIKRMYAAPDLRGQGLASKILQELENWAASLGYQLCVLETGKRQADAVRLYEKNGYHVIPNYGQYVEAHNSVCYEKRIGSDSVEHANVNAGDIQDLTPA